Proteins encoded in a region of the Takifugu flavidus isolate HTHZ2018 chromosome 10, ASM371156v2, whole genome shotgun sequence genome:
- the LOC130532319 gene encoding macrophage mannose receptor 1 isoform X1: MKRIHFYLLITSGMCPVALISSDFHLITQPKSYDDAKTYCRHFYGDLATVHNLSDVNHLMASALNDSTRAWIGLENGRVWWWHWSQPDQILDYVNWGPGEPQNKSRDGCAAMDGRGRWFESDCAALRSFLCQGVGGTGGYTLVGEAKSWRDAQLHCRDLLSDLVIVRSAETNEAALRASASQTVWIGLFKDPWRWSDGSPASFRHWKPSQPNYLEGQDCVVTVFSDQGKWNDLRCGRRRHFVCRGARKYVTTTTAATSDQEPTRTTRNTTAVEIWTHLTVWASTNASSEAAAVSQLTPNATDGATRSPTPDVTTARLPSQPTGGSMRSENLILIRENLTWIQALSYCRKNHMDLVHITTRDVQEKVAAIAKNSTSPHVWIGLRYTCLFNFWFWATSAPGCYQNWAPGQGPQRDYGCRVTGAVQATGGQQWVGLPDGERLNFICSACAG, from the exons ATGAAGCGGATCCATTTTTATCTACTTATAACCTCAG GAATGTGCCCCGTCGCGCTGATTTCTTCAGATTTTCACCTCATTACGCAGCCAAAGAGCTACGACGATGCAAAAACTTACTGCAGACACTTTTACGGAGATTTAGCCACAGTTCACAACCTCTCCGACGTGAACCATCTGATGGCTTCGGCTCTAAACGACTCCACCAGAGCCTGGATCGGCCTGGAGAACGGACGGGTGTGGTGGTGGCACTGGTCACAGCCCGACCAGATACTGGACTACGTCAACTGGGGGCCTGGGGAACCCCAGAACAAGAGCCGCGACGGGTGTGCGGCGATGGACGGACGCGGCCGGTGGTTCGAGAGCGACTGTGCGGCCTTGAGGAGCTTCCTTTGCCAGG GCGTTGGCGGGACGGGTGGGTACACATTGGTCGGCGAGGCCAAATCCTGGCGAGACGCTCAGCTTCACTGCAGGGACCTTCTGTCTGATCTGGTCATTGTGCGCTCAGCAGAGACCAACGAAGCCGCGCTGAGAGCGTCGGCCTCCCAGACTGTCTGGATCGGCCTCTTCAAGGACCCCTGGAGGTGGTCCGACGGCAGCCCCGCGTCCTTCCGCCACTGGAAACCGTCCCAGCCGAACTACCTCGAGGGCCAGGACTGCGTGGTGACCGTGTTCAGTGACCAGGGGAAGTGGAACGACCTGAGGTGCGGCAGGAGGCGCCACTTTGTCTGTCGTGGGG CAAGGAAATACGTCACAACCACCACAGCTGCGACCAGCGACCAGGAGCCCACCAGAACAACCCGCAACACTACAGCGGTCGAGATATGGACTCACCTGACCGTCTGGGCCTCCACAAACGCCTCGTCCGAGGCTGCAGCCGTCAGCCAGCTCACGCCAAACGCCACCGATGGGGCGACCCGTTCGCCGACCCCTGACGTGACAACAGCGCGGCTACCTTCTCAACCGACAGGCGGTTCCATGCGCTCTG AGAACCTCATATTGATCCGGGAGAACCTGACCTGGATCCAGGCCTTGAGTTACTGCAGGAAGAACCACATGGACCTCGTCCACATCACCACCCGGGACGTTCAGGAGAAGGTGGCCGCGATCGCGAAGAACTCCACCTCCCCGCACGTGTGGATCGGTCTGCGCTACACCTGCCTGTTCAACTTCTGGTTCTGGGCCACTTCGGCTCCTGGCTGTTACCAGAACTGGGCCCCAGGACAGGGACCCCAGCGGGACTATGGCTGCCGGGTGACGGGTGCCGTTCAGGCCACTGGGGGGCAGCAGTGGGTGGGCTTACCTGACGGGGAGAGGCTGAACTTCATCTGCAGCGCTTGTGCTGGATGA
- the LOC130532319 gene encoding macrophage mannose receptor 1 isoform X2 codes for MKRIHFYLLITSGMCPVALISSDFHLITQPKSYDDAKTYCRHFYGDLATVHNLSDVNHLMASALNDSTRAWIGLENGRVWWWHWSQPDQILDYVNWGPGEPQNKSRDGCAAMDGRGRWFESDCAALRSFLCQETNEAALRASASQTVWIGLFKDPWRWSDGSPASFRHWKPSQPNYLEGQDCVVTVFSDQGKWNDLRCGRRRHFVCRGARKYVTTTTAATSDQEPTRTTRNTTAVEIWTHLTVWASTNASSEAAAVSQLTPNATDGATRSPTPDVTTARLPSQPTGGSMRSENLILIRENLTWIQALSYCRKNHMDLVHITTRDVQEKVAAIAKNSTSPHVWIGLRYTCLFNFWFWATSAPGCYQNWAPGQGPQRDYGCRVTGAVQATGGQQWVGLPDGERLNFICSACAG; via the exons ATGAAGCGGATCCATTTTTATCTACTTATAACCTCAG GAATGTGCCCCGTCGCGCTGATTTCTTCAGATTTTCACCTCATTACGCAGCCAAAGAGCTACGACGATGCAAAAACTTACTGCAGACACTTTTACGGAGATTTAGCCACAGTTCACAACCTCTCCGACGTGAACCATCTGATGGCTTCGGCTCTAAACGACTCCACCAGAGCCTGGATCGGCCTGGAGAACGGACGGGTGTGGTGGTGGCACTGGTCACAGCCCGACCAGATACTGGACTACGTCAACTGGGGGCCTGGGGAACCCCAGAACAAGAGCCGCGACGGGTGTGCGGCGATGGACGGACGCGGCCGGTGGTTCGAGAGCGACTGTGCGGCCTTGAGGAGCTTCCTTTGCCAGG AGACCAACGAAGCCGCGCTGAGAGCGTCGGCCTCCCAGACTGTCTGGATCGGCCTCTTCAAGGACCCCTGGAGGTGGTCCGACGGCAGCCCCGCGTCCTTCCGCCACTGGAAACCGTCCCAGCCGAACTACCTCGAGGGCCAGGACTGCGTGGTGACCGTGTTCAGTGACCAGGGGAAGTGGAACGACCTGAGGTGCGGCAGGAGGCGCCACTTTGTCTGTCGTGGGG CAAGGAAATACGTCACAACCACCACAGCTGCGACCAGCGACCAGGAGCCCACCAGAACAACCCGCAACACTACAGCGGTCGAGATATGGACTCACCTGACCGTCTGGGCCTCCACAAACGCCTCGTCCGAGGCTGCAGCCGTCAGCCAGCTCACGCCAAACGCCACCGATGGGGCGACCCGTTCGCCGACCCCTGACGTGACAACAGCGCGGCTACCTTCTCAACCGACAGGCGGTTCCATGCGCTCTG AGAACCTCATATTGATCCGGGAGAACCTGACCTGGATCCAGGCCTTGAGTTACTGCAGGAAGAACCACATGGACCTCGTCCACATCACCACCCGGGACGTTCAGGAGAAGGTGGCCGCGATCGCGAAGAACTCCACCTCCCCGCACGTGTGGATCGGTCTGCGCTACACCTGCCTGTTCAACTTCTGGTTCTGGGCCACTTCGGCTCCTGGCTGTTACCAGAACTGGGCCCCAGGACAGGGACCCCAGCGGGACTATGGCTGCCGGGTGACGGGTGCCGTTCAGGCCACTGGGGGGCAGCAGTGGGTGGGCTTACCTGACGGGGAGAGGCTGAACTTCATCTGCAGCGCTTGTGCTGGATGA